DNA sequence from the Candidatus Hydrogenedentota bacterium genome:
TTCCGCCACTTCGCCGCCCATGAAATACCGCAGCGCGTCCATCGCGTGGCAGCCGGCGGACAGCAGCGAGCTCGCGCCGATTTCCTTCTTTACGTTCCACGCGTACTGCTTGTACCAGGGGCCGATGCCGTGGAAGTAGTCCACCTCGCCCATGTACACCCGACCGATCGCGTCGTCCGCGATCTGCTTCTTGATAATGTCGAAAAGCGGATTCCAGCGGAGCACGAAGCTCACCGCCGACTTCACGCCGGCCTTCGACACCGCGTCCCGTATCGCGCGCGCATCCTCCACCGTTACCGCCATCGCCTTCTCCAGCAGAATGTGCTTGCCCGCGCTGGCGGACGCCACCGCCTGCTCCTTGTGCACATTCGGGGGCGTGCAGATCGACACAATGTCGATGCCGTCCTGTTTGAGCGCCGCGTCCAGATCCGTATACGTGGGGCAGGTCAGGCCGAGGCCCTCGGCGAAGGCCTTTGTCCGGCCCGCGTCCCGCCCGCACACCGCGCGCACTTCCGCCCGCGAATCGGCCTGAAACGCCTTCACGTGTTCACCGGCCACCCATCCCGTGCCTACTATCACCACCCCGAGCTTGCTCATGACGTTCTCCTTCGGTTCCGCTTCTGGTTAACGTGGTACCGGGGAGTGTAGCATCCGGCGGCGCCCCTTGGCATCCCGGACCCGGGCCCTGCGCGCGCGCAAACGAAACGCCGCCCGCACAGCCTTTTCCGGAGGCGGGCTGTTCGGTCTCATCCGGTTCGCGCGTCGTTGCAATCCGTGTTATCGGTGTAATCCGTGGTCAAGAAAGGAGATCACCACGACGGGCACGAAGAAGATACAGAGAAGAGCTTTAACCGCAGAGAACGCAGAGAGCGCATAGGGTGTTATCGTGCGCGGACGGACTGGGGCGGTTGAATGGGGGCATGTTTTATAACCGCGAATGCATCGGGAGCAGCGGCGGGCCGCGGTCAGAATTTGTGACCACGGATTGCACGGATGACACGGATAGAAGATCGTTCCGGTGGTTGAGGCCTGCCGGCGGCTGCGTGCGAATTTCGACGCAGCCTGTTCGGATTGTTCAGCATCGGAATGGTAGCGGAGTTGATCGGGCGGCGGGTTGTTCGGTCTTGTCCGGTTCGCGCGTTGCCGCAATTCGTGTCATTGGTGTAATCCTTGGTCAAGAAAAAGAGATCATCACGAAGGGCACGAAGGACACGAGGAAAAACAGAGAAGAGCTTTAACCGCAGAGAACGCAGAGAGCGCATAGGGTGTTATTGTGCGCGGACGGACTGTGGCGGTTGAACGGGGGCGTGTCTTTAACCACGAATGGACACCAATGCACACAAATGCAGCGGGATCCCCGGTGCGAGAGGATCCCGCTGCACCTACCCTCCCCAACACCGAACCGAACGGTCCGGCTTGCGCCGGCAACCCCTAGACGAGTTCCATGTTATGAAGGATTACATACGCGCCATAGAGCACGCAGAGAAAGGAGAACCAGAAGACCGGAATCGGACGCGCGCTTCGCCCGCAGTGGAAGCAGAATTTCGCGCTGACCCGTATGGACTCTCCGCAGGAGCGACATTTCGTGTAACAGACTTGCATAGCCACATCCTCCGTGATCGTTGTTGATCGTGAAGCCACGCCAACCATTATGCAACGTGCGTGCCAACTCGAGTCGCATGGGGTAAGTCTGAATAAACTACTGATATTGAACAGCTTACAAATAACCGCCGCCGGGCCGAGCCCGTCGCAATATCGTCATATTCTTGTCATAGTGACAGCCCGCCGCCGATCCGCCGTTGACGCTTCCGCAGTCGCCCCCTATAATACGCGCCGTTGCGCAACCCTGGAACCGCCTGGTGACTTCCCCCGAAAAAATCCCCGTAATCATCGCGGTCGGCGATTTCGCCAGCGGTGTTACGTCGTGGGCGCTTCGGCTTCGCGAGGCCTTTGAAGCCCACCCGCGCTACCGAATCCTGCTGATGAACTGCACGGACACGCGCAACCGGATCGCGGACTTCGATCTCCACGCGGCCAGCGCCCGCCGCGCGCGGGAGCTCCTGGCGGCCTTCGATACCGCCATTGTCGTCCCCAACTTCGTCTGGGATCTCATACCGATCTGTGTGGAGATCAACGCAACTGGCAAGCAACTTCGGTGCATCGGGTACTGCCGCGCGGATTCCGAGCCGGAGTACTACGCGCCGCTCCGCTGGTACGCCCCCGCCTTCGCGCAATTCGCCACGGTCAGCCCCGCTTGCACGCGCGCGCTGGCCGAACGCCTCGATCGCGATCCGGCTTCGATCCACACCCTGCCCGCCGGGGTGCATGTTCCCGAAATGCTGGACCGCGCCTGGCAAACCGCGCCCATCCGCCTCGCGTACGGCGGCCGCATCGTGCAGGAGCAGAAGCGCGTGATGGACTTCGTTCCGCTTGTCGCCGCCCTCGAGGCGCGCGGCGTGGATTTCCGCTTCGATATCGCCGGCGTGGGACCGCAACGGGATGAACTGGAGCGGAGCATCGCGGGAGTCGATACCGCCGGACGCGTCCGCTTCCACCCGCGCCGCAAGCCGCCGGAGATGCCCGCGTTCTGGGCCGATCATGATGTATTCGTGCAGGTGTCGGACTTCGAGGGTACGAGCAACAGCATGCTCGAGTCCATGGCCGCTGGCGTCGTGCCGGTCCTGACCAGAACCGCCAGCGGCGTGGACGGCATCGTCGCGCACGGCGAGAACGGCTTCCTGGCGCCCCCCGGGGACATGGATGCCCTGGCGGACGCCATTGCCCAACTCGCCTCGGACCCCGCTCGCCTCGCGCGTATGGGGGCGGCGGCGCATGCGGCGGTGCGGCCCTGCGCCATGCCACGGCACGTGGAACTGTTCGCCGCCATGCTCAACGCGGCCCTGGAGGCGCCCCCGGCGGCGTGGCCCGAGGGCCGCCCCCTGGCCCCGCCCGAGCCGTTCCACGGCGTCCGGCTCGCCCCGGACCACGCCGTACCCGGCAAACGCCGCATCGCCATACTCTTCCCCTCGCCGCTACGTGGGGGCGCGGAAGACTACGCGCTGGCCGTCGCGGCGGGCGCCGTTCGCGCGGGCCATGATGTCCACGCCGCCTGCTCGAAGCGCACCGCCCTGCGAGATTTGACGCGGGACTTTTTTCGCGCCGGGGTCTTTCACCACACGCTGGAAATCTGCGATGTCGGCCCGAAATCGGGGCAGGCCCTCTTCTACAAACGCTTCACGCGCACCATCCGTCTGCTCCGGCGCCTGAAACCGGACGCCGCGCTCTACATGCTCTGTGGCATGCAGTATGGCTTCCTCAGCCTGCTCGCGTGCGCCGTCGCAAAAACCCCGACCCTCGTGGTCTTCCAGCTCGTGCGCGACGACATCCGCATCCCGCCACGCCGCCGCGCCATCTACCGCTGGATGCGCGCCCGGGGCCAGCGATACGTCGCTGTGTCCGCCGAAAACCGGGACCGGCTCGCCCGCGCCTTTGGAATGCCGCCGGACGAGATTCTCGTTATCCCGAATGGCGTTCGGATAGACCGCTTCGCCTTCGACGATGAGCAACGGGCCGGAGCCCGCGCGCGCGTTCGGGAAGCACTCAACCTCCCCCCCGACGCCGTGCTCTGCCTGACCGTCGGACGCCTCAGCCACCAGAAGGGCCACGATATCCTTGTCCCGGCCATCCCACACGTTGTGGCGCGCTTCCCCGGGGTTCATTTTCTCTGGGCGGGCGACGGGCCCCGGGAGAAAAAACTGCGCGCCCTGCTGGTTACCTATGGCGCGTCCCCGCACGTCACCCTGCTCGGGCGGCGGGACGATATGCCGGAGCTCCTGAACGCCTGCGACCTCCTCGTGCACCCCGCGCGCTTTGAAGGCCAGCCCTTCTCCGTGCTTGAAGCGATGGCGGCCGGCCTGCCCGTGGTCAGCGCCGCCGCCAGCGGCATTCCGGAGATCATCGCCCACGAGGTCCACGGGCTGCTCTGCCGGCCCGACGATATTGGCGCACTGCGCGACGCGATCCTCGACGCGCTGGCGGATCCCGAAGCGATGGCGCGCCGCGCCGACGCCGCCCGGGAACGCGTCGCGGAATTCAGCGAGGACGCCATGATCGCCCAGACCCTGCGCGCGCTGGACGCGCTGGCGGATGGCCCATGACCGCCCCACCCGTCGACACCCGGCCTATTGTGCTCTGGATCCATCCCGGCGGCCTGGTCCCCATATCGGGCGGGGGCGCCGCGCGAACGTGGGCGCTCATCGCGCACCTCCGCGCGGGCGGCTTCGCGGTGCACCTCGTCACCGGCGATCACGGCGAGCACAACGCGGGGCTGGAGGCGCTGGTGGACCGCCTGTGGATCCCCGGGGGCGCCGCCCCCCCTTCGGGTCGCCCGGCTACGAAGGCCGCTCTTGAACGCACGCTGAAAGGCCTCTGGCGCCGGCTGGACCCCGACCTCCGCGCCTACCGCCGCCTCGCCGCCCGTTCCAACCGGCCTTCCGCTTCCCTGAACGCCCTCGTGCGCAACCGCCGCCCCGCCCTGGAGGCCTTCGCGGGCGAAATCGCCTACCGCATCCATCCAACCGCCGCCATCGCCAGCTACGTGTGGCTCGCCCCCGCGCTCGACCGCATGCCGCCGGGAACGCTGCGCCTTCTCGACACCATCGATATTCAGCATGTGCGCGAGGAAACGGCGCGCGCCGCCGGGGGAAGCCTGCCGCACGCCCGTTGCGCGCGGGACGACGAAACTCGGGAGTTTGGCCGCGCGGATGTGCTGATTGCGATACAGGCGGAGGAGGCGGCCCAGATACGGGCGATGCGCCCCGATCGGGAGGTGCTGGTCGCCGGGCACGCGCTGAAACCGCTCCCATACAAGCCCTCGCCGGCCGGATCCCGCGAGCTGCTCTATGTCGGCAACCGCTACGACCCCAACGTCATCGGCCTGCGCACCCTGTTGCGCGACGTCTGGCCCGCCGTGCGCGCGGCCTGTCCCGACGCGGCGCTGACGGTGTGCGGGCGCGTCGCGGAAACCGTCCGCCGCGCGCCGGAGGGCGTGTCGCTCGTCGGCCATACGCCCGACCTGAACCCGTATTACGCCCGGGCCGCCGCCGTCTTGAATCCGGTTCCCTACGGCACCGGCCTGAAGATCAAGACGGTGGAGGCGATGGCCCATGGACGTTGCGTGATCTGCACGAAAGCGGGCGCGGGCGGCCTCGGGGATCCAACGGAACTCCCCATCATCGTCGCCGATCCCGCGGCGGATATGGCTGCGGCGATCTTGGGCATCCTGCGCGACACGGCGCGCCGGCATGATCTCGAACAGCGCGCCGCCGCCTGCGCGCGGGAGCGATTCCACCCCGACGCGGCCTACGGCGCCCTGGTCGCGCGACTTGAGACGCACGTGGGCGGCGCGGATCAATCGAAGAGGCCGTCGTAGCCGCGGCGTTCGAACACATCCAGCGCGGTGTGGGCGCTCGCGTTGAACACCCGGCGCCCATCCGCCTCGAAGGCCGCGCGCGCCGCCGCGTAGGCGGCTTCCTGCCGCGCGACATCCGGCACGCCGATCTGATCCCCGACCTGGTAATACTGGTTGCTGAAATGCAGCCCCCGGATCAGCTCGACGTTCTCTTCCGTGATCGTGATCTTCCCCGGCGGAAAGCGCTTCGGCAGTTCGCCGTAGTCGTGGTCCAGCCCGATGAGATACACCGGGTCGCAGCCCAGGTGATACGCGAGTTGCAGCATGATGTAGGTCACCGTGCTGCCGAGATGCACAATGGCCGCGAAATCACGGGAAAACTGGGGATAGAGATCTTCCCAGTAGTACAATTGCCCGCGCATCCGCGGCGCATTGAAGAAGAGGGTCCGCCGATCGGGCTTGAACGCGTAGGCGTTGTAGATCGCCGCCAGCTTCACCGGCCCGGAAACCCGGCCGACGTCGTGACGCCGTAGCTCCAGTTGCTCGATATCCTCAAAGACCAGGTAGGACGTGTGAAAGCCCCACTCCGGAAAAGCCTGGTAAATCCCGTTGCAGCCGATCGTGACCTCGCGCCGCAGCTTCGCCAGGTCCAGCGCCTGGAGGCTCGGCCCATTCGCGATGATGAAACACCGGCGGCCGCGCTGCTTGTTGCGCATGAGCGCCAGCCGCTGCTGGCTGCCGGGGATGTGGGTGAAGCGCGGCATACCCCACGGGCCCAGCTTGAGCCCCACCCGATCAAAGTAGCCGCGCCGCGCGCGCAGCAGCCGCCAGTACGCCAGGGGCAGCGCATATTTCGGGAACTTCGGCGTCCAGGCGATCATCCGGCGAACTGTCCCGCCGCCGTCCCGGCCCGCCGCCCCGGCTGTCCCTGCGCGCTCATACGATCAGGCGTCTCCCGGGCCTCAGCCCGCCGGTAGCTCCAGCGGTGTGGCGGACACCAGTATGCCGTCCTCGTCCGCGTAGATATAGTGTCCGGGGTGAAAGGTCACTCCCGCAAAACGCACCGGAACATTGTGCCGCCCCAGCCCCCGCTTCTCCGTCTTGCAGGGATGCGTGCCCAGCGCCTTCACCCCCAGATCCATCGCGGCGATATCGGCCGAATCGCGGATGCAACCGTTGATCAGCACGCCCGCCCAGCCATTCTTCACCGCGCTCGCGGCGATCATATCCCCGAGCATCGCCCGGCGCATCGATGCGCCGCCGTCCACCACAAGCACCTTGCCTTCGCCCGGCTCCGCCAGGCATTCCTTGACCTTGCTGTTGTCCTCGAAGGCCTTCACGGTCTCGATCACGCCGCAAAACCGCGAGCGGCCGCCGAAATCGCGAAAGGGCTGCTCCGCAATATCCACCTGCTCCGGAAACTGGTCGCACAAATCAGCCGTCTTGAATGCCATGAACGCTTCTCCCTGCATGGTTGCCGGTGGGAGTGTAGCAAGCCGGCGCGCGGCCGCTCAATGCGGACGGCGGGACAATCGTATATCAACCGTCCTTACGCCGGCAGCCGTCCAGCACTGGCATTCACATCAATCAATCAACACGCGCCAACGTGGCTTGGGCTTCCAGCCTGAGGCAACATGAGTGGTGTATTCGAGCGACCGATTGAAGCCTTGAATGCAGCTTCGGAATCCCAGGACGAATCAAGCATTTCGTTATTCGTTTAGAATCCAGAGAGACATTCCGGGCCTTTCCGTGAATTTCGTGGTCGGTATACTTTTTCTTGACCACGGATTACACCGATGACACGGATTGCAGCGACGCGCGAACCGGATGACGCCGGCCAGCCCGCCGCCCGATCAACCCCGCTACAATGCTGATGAGGAAGAACCCGAGCGGGCCGCCTCGGAAATCGCACGCAGCCGCCGGCAGGTCTCAATCACCGGAACGATCATCTATCCGTGTCATCAGTGTAATCCGTGGTCACAAATCCTGATCGCGGCCAGCGGCTGCTCTAAGAGCTTCGTGGCAATCCCCTCGCCGGTTGCGGCCAGCGGCTGCCCCCCACTCTTTGTGGCGCCCGATCCATCCCGCCGCATGCCACGCCACTTGACATATACCCCCTGGGGGTATATAATCCGATCAGACTAACCCCACGGATATCGCCCATGCACGACCCGGAAACCCAGAAAAAAATCGCACACCGGCTCCGCCGCATTGAGGGCCAGGTCGCCGGCATCCGCCGCATGGTGGAGGACGGCAAGTATTGCGTGGACATCCTCACGCAGATCTCCGCCGCCCAGTCCGCCCTGGCGCAGACCGGCAAGGTCGTGCTGGGCCAGCACATGGCCACGTGCGTCAAGGACACCTTCGAGGATGGCAACGAAGCGGATCGCGATCAGAAGATCGCGGAACTGCTGGATGTCTTCATCCGCTATGCCGGACCCGGCCTGCGCTAGCCCAACCCCTACAGGAAAGCGAGGTACTTGTGAGTAACTGCTGCCACCACGATCACCACGAAGGCGCTGCCGCCACGGACCCGGTCTGCGGCATGACGGTTAAGACCGAGAACGCGCGCCATACCGCCGAGCACGACGGCGCGACCTACTACTTCTGCTGCGATGGCTGCCGCAAGAAGTTCCAGGCGGCGCCGGGCAAATACCTCGACACCGCCCGGCGGGATGCCGATTCGGGGGACGGCGTGAAGGATCCCGTCTGCGGCATGGACGTTGACCCGGAAACCGCGAAACACCGCGCCGATCACGGAGGCGCCACGTATTACTTCTGCAGCGATGGCTGCCGCGTGAAGTTTGAGAAGGATCCGGACCACTACCTGAAGCCCGAAGCGCAAGACGCGCCCCCAGCTGACAAAAACGCGTTCTACACCTGCCCGATGCACCCGGAAGTGGAGCAACGGGGGCCGGGTTCCTGTCCGAAGTGCGGGATGGCGCTGGAACCGGCGGACGGCGGCGATGGCGCGGAGGACACGTCGGAACTGGATGATATGACACGGCGTTTCTGGATCAGCCTGGCGCTGACCGTGCCGATCTTCTGCATCGCCATGGGCGACATGCTCCCGCCGCTCCAACACGCCCTTTCCCACCCGGCGTGGAAGTGGGTGCAGCTGGCGCTCGCGACGCCTGTGGTGCTCTATGGCGGCGCCGTATTCTTCCAGCGCGGCTGGCAGTCCCTCGTCAACCGCCACCTCAACATGTTCACCCTGATTGCGCTCGGCACCGGCGTCGCCTACGCCTACAGCATCGTCGCCACGATCGTCCCCGGCCTGTTCCCCGAGGGTTTCCGCGGCCACAACGGCCAGGTCGCGCTGTATTTCGAATCCGCCGCCGTAATCATCACGCTCGTGCTGGTCGGGCAGGTGCTCGAACTCCGCGCGCGCCGCAAGACCGCCGGGGCCATCCGCGCATTGCTGGAACTCGCCCCCAAGACCGCACGCCGCATTCGCGAGGACGGCGCAGAAGAGGACGTTCCGATTGACGAGCTCCAGGAGGGCGATCGGCTCCGGGTCCGGCCGGGTGAGAGGGTGCCGGTGGACGGCGCGATCGAGGAGGGCGAAAGCAGCGTCGACGAGTCCATGATCACCGGCGAGCCGATGGCTGTGAAGAAAGGGGCGGGCGATGCCGTCACCGGCGGCACGGTCAACCAGAACGGTTCCTTCGTTATGCGCGCGGAGCGCGTGGGCGCGGACACGACGCTCTCGCAAATTGTGGACATGGTCCGCCAGGCCCAGCGGAGCCGCGCGCCCATCCAGAGAGTGGCCGACACCGTTGCGGGCTATTTCGTGCCCGCCGTGGTGCTCGTATCGATACTTTCCTTCATCGCCTGGATGATCTGGGGCCCCGAACCCGCCATCGCCTACGCCCTCGTCAACGCCATTGCCGTACTCATCATCGCCTGCCCCTGCGCGCTGGGGCTCGCCACGCCCATCTCCATCATGGTGGGCACGGGGCGTGGCGCCCAGGCCGGCGTGCTCCTGCGTGACGCCGAAGCGCTGGAGGCCATGGAGCGCGTGGATGTGCTCGTGGTGGACAAGACCGGCACCCTGACCGAGGGCAAGCCGCGCGTCGTCACGGTGGAAGCCGAGGACGGCTTTTCCGAGGAGGATGTGCTGCGCATCGCGGGTTCACTGGAGCGCGGCAGCGAACACCCGCTCGCCGCGGCCATCCTCGCGGCGGCGAAAGATCGCGGCGCCGCCCTCGCCGACCCGAAGGGCTTCGACGCGGTGACCGGCAAGGGCGTCACCGGCGCCGTGGACGGAAAACGCGTCCTGCTTGGCAACGCCAGCCTGCTGGAGGACAGCGGCGTGGACACGGGCCATCTTTCGGAGCGGGCCGAGGCGCGCCGCGAGAAGGCCGAGACCGTGGTGCTGCTCGCGGTGGACGGCCAGCCCGCGGGCCTTATCGGCATCGCGGACCCGATCAAGGAAAGCACGCCGGACGCCCTGAAAACCCTCCACGAGGCCGGTCTCCGCATCGTCATGCTCACCGGCGACAGCCAGACCACCGCCGAGGCCGTCGCGCGCGAACTGGGCATCGACGAAGTACACGCGGGCGTGATGCCGGATCAGAAACTGGAGCACGTGAAAGCGCTCCAGGAGGAAGGCTTCCGCGTCGCCATGGCCGGCGACGGCACGAACGACGCCCCCGCGCTGGCGCAGGCCCACGTGGGCATCGCTATGGGATCCGGCACGGATGTCGCCCTCGAAAGCGCGGGCATCACCCTCGTCAAGGGCGACCTCGCCGGGATCGCGCGCGCGCGCCACCTCAGCCGCGCCACCATGCGCAACATCCGCCAGAATCTGTTCTTCGCCTTCGCCTACAATGCTCTCGGCGTCCCCATCGCCGCCGGCGCGCTCTACCCCGTCTTCGGACTGCAGCTCAGCCCCATGATCGCCGCCGCCGCCATGAGCTTCAGCTCGGTGTCGGTGGTGGGCAATGCGCTGCGCCTGCGGCGGGTGGACTTGTAATGGTGCGGGGGTATTGTGTGACGCGTCGGGTTGCCCGTTAGGGGATAAAACGCTGCCCTGACTGTTGGCGCTCAACTGAAGGCCCGCACCCACAAGTCGCGACCGCCTTTGGCGGTGGATCAAGAGAGAATACGCAGCGATAAGGACCGACCGCTCCCCTCACCCACAAGCTGATGGCCGCTTGAAGCGGCCCGCTTGAGGGTGGCACCCGTGGGTCCTTTCCAATTCCTCCCGCCGATTCGGGGTGGCGGCACCGCATTCGCGGCCGGGCGTTTTTTTCGGCGAGAGGCAGTCCCCGTCACCGCCCGCGGTCGGCCACGCTCCGGCCTGAGTCTTTGTACGTATCCAGCAGCGCCGCGAGGCGCGCCACGATCTCGGGGTGCGCCTCGTACAGGTTGGTTGTTTCCGCCGGATCGTTTTCCAGGTCGTAGAGCTGGCCCTCGGGCCCGTCGTGGCCGCCTTCGGTCCAGCCGCCGCTGCCGCGCCCGTCGATATACTTCCATTGGCCCTGGCGAATCGCGAACATGCCGTGAATCGAGTGGTGCACGGTCGCCTCGCGGATCGGGGCCGTCCGCGCTTCCCCGCGCAGGGCCGGCAGGACGTTGTAGCTGTCGCGCGCGGCGCCCTCCGGCAGTTGCGCGCCGGTTATTGCGGCCACGGTCGCCATCAGATCCATGTGACCGATGACTTCGTCCGATACCGCGCCAGCGGGGATCTGGCCTGGCCACTGCGCGATGAAGGGAACCCGGTGGCCACCCTCCCAGATGTCGGCCTTCATGCCGCGGTAGATGTGGCTCGGGTTGTGGCCGTAGGCCAGCACGGTGCCGGGCTTGTTGGCCATGTTCTCGCCGTCGTTCTGCGCCGACCCGTTGTCGCTGGTGAAGATGACGAGCGTGTTGTCCAGCTGGCCGGCCGACTCCAGCGCGGCCAGCACCGCGCCGACAAATGCGTCCGTCTGGTGCACGAAATCCCCGTAGCGGTGCGCGCCGCTCGTCCCGATGAATTCGGGCGCGGGCGCCACCGGGTTGTGCGGCGAGGTCAACGGAAGATACAGGAAGAATGGCGCATCCGCGCGCCGGTTGAACGGCGCTTCGCCGGGTGCGGCCTGGATGAAGGCCACCGCCTTCTCCAGCAGGGCCGGCAGGACCTCGGTCAGGTCCCAGCCTTCCACCATTGGCCCCGGCGATCCAAACATGGCCTCGGGCTTGGGCCGGTCGGGCAGGCCGAGCAGGCGATCGTTCTCGATGAAGGCATAGGGCGGAAAGTTGGGCACATCGTCGCCGAAGTAATAGCCGAAGCCGCGCGTAGTCGGGCCATTCGCGATCGGCTTCGTGAAATCGATGGTGTCCCCCAGCGGCCCGCGCACTTTCACGTCCCACTGGCCCAGCGGGACGTGGTCGTTGGGCCGCGAACCGTCCTTCGTCGCCCAATCCCAACCCAGGTGCCACTTGCCGATGCACGCGGTGTCATACCCCGCCGCCGCCAGCATGCCGGGCAGCGTGGGCGTCTCCGGGTCGATGAGGGGCCCGTCCCAGGGCCAGAGCACGCTGCTCTTCAGGCGCGATCGCCAGGCATAGGTCCCCGTGAGCAACGCGTAGCGCGTGGGGGAACAGACCGCGCTCGGCGAATGCGCGTCGGTAAAGCGCATGCCCGCCGCAGCCATCGCATCCAGGTGCGGCGTGGGGATCTTCGAGTCCGGGTTGTAGCAGGCCACGTCGCCATAGCCCAGATCATCCGCGAGGATCACCACGATGTTGGGCATCGCCGAGTGGACGCCCATGCACGAGGCCGCCAGCACTATTGCGACAATGGTCTTCAGTGGTCTCATCGTATGCGCGCTCCTGCTGCTGCGGGGTCCCTGGCCTGTTTTCGATAGTATCATACCGCGCTTTGGGGCGGCGCGCGGGTGAATATGGTCCGCGTCTCGTCGGGAAAAGGGCGGTGCGATAATCAGGATATCAAGGGTAGTTCCACCCCGCCCCAATATTCGTGATGGGCAACGTGCTCACACGCTTGTCCAGCGGGTACGCCCGATCGCCCGGATACACCACCCACAGGTGCTCCAATTCCAGATCGGCCAGGGCGCTACTCATCGATTTGGTCATCCGCGGCGCATCGGCGTATTTCACCTCGATGGCCCAGTTCTTCCCATGCTCCTGCCAGAACAGGTCCACCTCGGCGCCCGCATGCGTTGCCCAGAAGTTCAACTCCACATTCCGCTTGCCGATGGCTCGCGCCGCGACCTCCAGCGCGAAGCCCTCCCAGGAAGCTCCCAACTTATTGTGGGACGCAAGATCGCGATCGCTGCGCACCGACATGAGCGTGTGCAGTAGACCGGTGTCCCTGATGTAGACCTTGGGCCGCTTTACCATGCGCTTACTCAGATTCACATGCCACGGATGGAGCGTGCGAATCATGAACGTGCCCTCCAGAATATCGATATAGCGTCGCACCAGCAGGTCGCTCACACCGAAAGAGCGGGAAAACTCCGCATAGTTGAGCACCTGCCCGTGATAGTGGCAAAGCATGGTCCAGAAGCGCCGAAGCGTGACGGCCGGTACCGTGATGCCGAGCTGGGGAATGTCACGCTCGAGAAAGCTGACGATGTACTGCTCCCGCCACGCATAGCTGTCGAAATCGTCCATCGCGCCATACGACGGCGGCAGCCCGCCCCGATGCCAGAGTGGACGCCAGTTTTCAACGCCGACATCGGTCAGGCGAAATCCACCCAGTTCGTGATAGGCGATTCGACCGGCAAGCGACTCCGACGACTGCCGGATGAGATCGCGCGAGGCGCTGCCCAGGATCAGGTAACGCTGGTCGGGTCGCGTATCAATCAAGTGCCGCAGCAGGGGAAAAAACTCCGGCAACCGCTGAATCTCGTCTATCACAATCAGACCGGACAAATCATCCAGAACGAGCTTCGGCTGCGAGAGCAGTGCAAGATCCGCTGGATTCTCCAGATCGAAGTAGTGGTCCGCCGAAAACTGCCTTGAAAGTGTGGTCTTACCCGACTGGCGCGGTCCGAGGATCGCGGTGGCAGGGAATTGCCGTAGGAGGTCCTTGAGATGCGCTATGTCTGTAGAGCGGGTTATCATGTCCCTATTTTAGCCAAAGTTCATAGAAATTACAAGGCATTACGACGTAATTTCAATGAACGATATAAAATTATTACTTTTGTAAATTATTTTCTTTTTTGGATGCCTGATTTTCATCATCATTGAAATTTCGGAGCAAGACTCCGAGATTTCAATGATAATCTAGCCTCAAGCCCGC
Encoded proteins:
- a CDS encoding Gfo/Idh/MocA family oxidoreductase — encoded protein: MSKLGVVIVGTGWVAGEHVKAFQADSRAEVRAVCGRDAGRTKAFAEGLGLTCPTYTDLDAALKQDGIDIVSICTPPNVHKEQAVASASAGKHILLEKAMAVTVEDARAIRDAVSKAGVKSAVSFVLRWNPLFDIIKKQIADDAIGRVYMGEVDYFHGIGPWYKQYAWNVKKEIGASSLLSAGCHAMDALRYFMGGEVAEVTQYATAGGGPNFTEYEYSPTTCTILRFQDGRIGKVTSCIECVQPYVFNINLIGTHGTIKNNQIFSKTKYPGQTSWASVPTILPDSGDVTHHPFSNLASHLIDCIQRDVESHANIADAFKSHELCYAADLSGLEGKPVALPLA
- a CDS encoding zinc-ribbon domain-containing protein, with translation MQVCYTKCRSCGESIRVSAKFCFHCGRSARPIPVFWFSFLCVLYGAYVILHNMELV
- a CDS encoding glycosyltransferase family 4 protein; this encodes MTSPEKIPVIIAVGDFASGVTSWALRLREAFEAHPRYRILLMNCTDTRNRIADFDLHAASARRARELLAAFDTAIVVPNFVWDLIPICVEINATGKQLRCIGYCRADSEPEYYAPLRWYAPAFAQFATVSPACTRALAERLDRDPASIHTLPAGVHVPEMLDRAWQTAPIRLAYGGRIVQEQKRVMDFVPLVAALEARGVDFRFDIAGVGPQRDELERSIAGVDTAGRVRFHPRRKPPEMPAFWADHDVFVQVSDFEGTSNSMLESMAAGVVPVLTRTASGVDGIVAHGENGFLAPPGDMDALADAIAQLASDPARLARMGAAAHAAVRPCAMPRHVELFAAMLNAALEAPPAAWPEGRPLAPPEPFHGVRLAPDHAVPGKRRIAILFPSPLRGGAEDYALAVAAGAVRAGHDVHAACSKRTALRDLTRDFFRAGVFHHTLEICDVGPKSGQALFYKRFTRTIRLLRRLKPDAALYMLCGMQYGFLSLLACAVAKTPTLVVFQLVRDDIRIPPRRRAIYRWMRARGQRYVAVSAENRDRLARAFGMPPDEILVIPNGVRIDRFAFDDEQRAGARARVREALNLPPDAVLCLTVGRLSHQKGHDILVPAIPHVVARFPGVHFLWAGDGPREKKLRALLVTYGASPHVTLLGRRDDMPELLNACDLLVHPARFEGQPFSVLEAMAAGLPVVSAAASGIPEIIAHEVHGLLCRPDDIGALRDAILDALADPEAMARRADAARERVAEFSEDAMIAQTLRALDALADGP
- a CDS encoding glycosyltransferase produces the protein MTAPPVDTRPIVLWIHPGGLVPISGGGAARTWALIAHLRAGGFAVHLVTGDHGEHNAGLEALVDRLWIPGGAAPPSGRPATKAALERTLKGLWRRLDPDLRAYRRLAARSNRPSASLNALVRNRRPALEAFAGEIAYRIHPTAAIASYVWLAPALDRMPPGTLRLLDTIDIQHVREETARAAGGSLPHARCARDDETREFGRADVLIAIQAEEAAQIRAMRPDREVLVAGHALKPLPYKPSPAGSRELLYVGNRYDPNVIGLRTLLRDVWPAVRAACPDAALTVCGRVAETVRRAPEGVSLVGHTPDLNPYYARAAAVLNPVPYGTGLKIKTVEAMAHGRCVICTKAGAGGLGDPTELPIIVADPAADMAAAILGILRDTARRHDLEQRAAACARERFHPDAAYGALVARLETHVGGADQSKRPS
- a CDS encoding DUF115 domain-containing protein encodes the protein MIAWTPKFPKYALPLAYWRLLRARRGYFDRVGLKLGPWGMPRFTHIPGSQQRLALMRNKQRGRRCFIIANGPSLQALDLAKLRREVTIGCNGIYQAFPEWGFHTSYLVFEDIEQLELRRHDVGRVSGPVKLAAIYNAYAFKPDRRTLFFNAPRMRGQLYYWEDLYPQFSRDFAAIVHLGSTVTYIMLQLAYHLGCDPVYLIGLDHDYGELPKRFPPGKITITEENVELIRGLHFSNQYYQVGDQIGVPDVARQEAAYAAARAAFEADGRRVFNASAHTALDVFERRGYDGLFD
- the rraA gene encoding ribonuclease E activity regulator RraA, producing the protein MAFKTADLCDQFPEQVDIAEQPFRDFGGRSRFCGVIETVKAFEDNSKVKECLAEPGEGKVLVVDGGASMRRAMLGDMIAASAVKNGWAGVLINGCIRDSADIAAMDLGVKALGTHPCKTEKRGLGRHNVPVRFAGVTFHPGHYIYADEDGILVSATPLELPAG